The genome window ATCCATCTTTATCTCCATGCCGCCTTTGTTTTGGCGGCACCAGACGACCAGCAGGGATGACGAATGCATCATCAAACACGACCACATTGTTTTCACCATTTACTCTACATTTGGCGCCTTCTATATCCCGCTGGCCTTGATTCTGATCCTTTATTACAAGATATACAAGGCAGCAAAGACATTTCATAGAAGAAGCGTCAGCCGGATCGTAAGGGAGGAGGTAAATGGACAAGTCCTTTTGGACGCAGGTGAAAGAAGCACCAAATCAGCTTCTatgcccagcacagcagagaagacATCAGATCCCCTGGTGAACTGTGATAAAATCAATATCACCCTACGAAGCCCCAGGTCTGAATCTAAGCATGAGAAAtcctggaaaaaacagagaatCTCTAGCACAAGAGAGCGAAAGGCAGCAACTACACTGGGTCTGATCTTGGGGGCATTTGTGATCTGCTGGCTccctttttttgtaaaagaagtAGTTGTTAATATCTGTGAAAGATGTCACATCTCAGAAGACATGTCTAATTTCCTAGCATGGCTGGGATATATAAATTCCCTTATTAACCCCCTAATCTACACAATCTTCAATGACGATTTCAAGAAAGCCTTCCAGAAGCTTGTGCGGTGCAGGCAGTACCTTTAAGAGCTTTTGTTCATATAAGGAGAACATACTTATTGGTTTTTTAACCTGTA of Falco cherrug isolate bFalChe1 chromosome 2, bFalChe1.pri, whole genome shotgun sequence contains these proteins:
- the HTR1F gene encoding 5-hydroxytryptamine receptor 1F, whose amino-acid sequence is MDLINSTEQNGTSEELFRWVTSKILISITLSVLALMTTAINSLVMTAIIVTRKLHHPANYLICSLAVTDFLVAVLVMPFSIVYIVKETWIMGQVVCDIWLSVDITCCTCSILHLSAIALDRYRAITDAVEYARKRTSKHAGIMIAVVWIISIFISMPPLFWRHQTTSRDDECIIKHDHIVFTIYSTFGAFYIPLALILILYYKIYKAAKTFHRRSVSRIVREEVNGQVLLDAGERSTKSASMPSTAEKTSDPLVNCDKINITLRSPRSESKHEKSWKKQRISSTRERKAATTLGLILGAFVICWLPFFVKEVVVNICERCHISEDMSNFLAWLGYINSLINPLIYTIFNDDFKKAFQKLVRCRQYL